A section of the Sphaerobacter thermophilus DSM 20745 genome encodes:
- a CDS encoding nitroreductase family protein, with translation METDDRPEPSERALDLPELIRGRRSVRRFRPDPIDRALVEQILEAGRWAPSPHGTQPWRFAVLTKPEVKARLADAMGDAWLHNLAMDGQPEEIIAKRLAGSRRRLMEAPVLIVLCLYLEDLDRYPDPERQAAETTMAIQSLGCAAQNMLLMAYRLGLDGGWMCAPLFCPDVARQALGLPETVIPHALLTIGYAAADPKRRERRPLADLIIKYE, from the coding sequence GTGGAGACCGATGACCGTCCGGAACCGAGTGAGCGGGCGCTCGATCTCCCGGAACTGATTCGCGGCCGGCGCTCGGTGCGGCGATTCCGGCCGGACCCAATCGACCGCGCGCTGGTCGAGCAGATCCTGGAGGCCGGCCGCTGGGCGCCGTCGCCGCACGGGACCCAGCCATGGCGCTTCGCGGTCCTCACCAAACCGGAGGTCAAGGCTCGGCTCGCCGACGCGATGGGCGACGCCTGGCTCCACAACCTGGCCATGGACGGCCAGCCGGAGGAGATCATCGCCAAGCGGCTCGCCGGCTCCCGCCGCCGCCTCATGGAGGCACCAGTCCTGATTGTTCTCTGTCTCTACCTGGAAGACCTCGACCGCTACCCGGACCCTGAGCGCCAGGCGGCCGAGACGACGATGGCGATCCAGAGCCTCGGCTGCGCCGCGCAGAACATGTTGCTGATGGCGTACCGGCTGGGCCTCGATGGGGGGTGGATGTGTGCACCCCTCTTCTGCCCCGATGTCGCGCGGCAAGCGCTGGGACTCCCGGAGACGGTCATCCCCCACGCGCTGCTCACCATCGGCTACGCGGCCGCCGACCCCAAACGGCGGGAGCGCCGCCCGCTGGCCGACCTCATCATCAAGTACGAGTGA
- the cofC gene encoding 2-phospho-L-lactate guanylyltransferase, protein MTTIAVVPVQRLSTAKSRLAARLAPDERRTLVLSLLDHVLTALNAARQVDAVILVSPDPEVLEHAARRGAIALLQPGVGLNEGLRLGRDEALRRGADTLLIVLADLPWITADEIDALVAALPERGIALAPDRHDHGTNAAALRPPDAIEPAFGAGSFARHQAQARSRGLPLRELRVQGLAFDIDTPADLEELAGHAPVGASSDESGT, encoded by the coding sequence ATGACCACCATCGCGGTCGTCCCCGTCCAGCGGCTGAGCACCGCCAAGAGTCGACTCGCCGCGCGCCTGGCCCCCGACGAGCGGCGTACGCTGGTCCTCAGCCTGCTCGACCACGTCCTGACCGCGCTGAATGCCGCGCGCCAGGTCGATGCGGTCATCCTCGTGTCGCCGGACCCCGAGGTGCTCGAGCACGCAGCGCGGCGCGGCGCGATCGCGCTCCTGCAACCCGGCGTGGGGTTGAACGAGGGTTTGCGTCTCGGCCGGGATGAGGCACTCCGGCGCGGCGCCGACACCCTGCTCATCGTCCTCGCCGATCTCCCCTGGATCACGGCTGACGAGATCGACGCTCTCGTCGCGGCCCTACCGGAGCGAGGCATAGCACTCGCTCCGGACCGGCACGACCACGGCACCAACGCCGCCGCGCTCCGCCCACCGGATGCCATCGAGCCGGCGTTCGGTGCCGGTAGCTTCGCCCGCCATCAGGCCCAGGCGCGGTCGCGCGGCCTGCCGCTCCGGGAATTGCGGGTGCAGGGCCTCGCGTTCGACATTGATACCCCGGCGGATCTAGAGGAGCTGGCCGGCCATGCCCCTGTCGGTGCAAGCAGCGACGAGTCGGGAACGTGA
- the cofD gene encoding 2-phospho-L-lactate transferase → MARTGFMAEQRIVALAGGVGGAKLAHGLALARPEAALTVVVNTADDFSLFGLHISPDLDTVMYTLGGIANPQTGWGIAGDTAAALEMIGRYGRETWFWLGDRDLATHILRTERLRAGASLTTVTAELAGALGIRAAILPMCDEPVATIVETPDGDLAFQDYFVRRRQADEVRGVRFEGIEAATIPPGVAAALREAAAVVLCPSNPIVSIGPILAVPGFRDLLRDVSAPVVAVSPIVGGAALKGPADRMLASLGHEVSAAGVAALYRDFLDGIVIDQVDAELAGRIEEMGIAVHVTDTVMRDEAHRRTLADETLSFAARLESRARA, encoded by the coding sequence GTGGCGCGGACAGGGTTCATGGCGGAGCAGCGTATCGTCGCGCTGGCGGGTGGCGTCGGCGGCGCCAAGCTGGCGCACGGGCTCGCATTGGCACGGCCGGAGGCCGCCCTCACGGTCGTCGTCAACACGGCGGATGACTTCTCCCTCTTCGGGCTGCACATCTCCCCCGATCTCGACACCGTGATGTACACCCTGGGCGGCATCGCCAACCCTCAAACCGGCTGGGGGATCGCCGGGGACACCGCGGCCGCACTGGAGATGATCGGCCGCTACGGTCGGGAGACCTGGTTCTGGCTGGGCGATCGGGATCTCGCCACGCACATCCTGCGCACCGAGCGGCTGCGGGCCGGCGCCAGCCTGACCACAGTCACTGCGGAACTGGCAGGCGCGCTCGGTATCCGGGCTGCGATCCTGCCGATGTGCGACGAGCCGGTGGCGACCATCGTCGAGACGCCGGACGGCGACCTCGCCTTCCAGGACTACTTCGTGCGCCGGCGGCAGGCCGACGAGGTCCGCGGCGTGCGCTTCGAGGGTATCGAGGCCGCGACGATACCGCCGGGCGTCGCGGCTGCGCTTCGGGAGGCCGCGGCGGTCGTCCTGTGTCCCTCCAACCCGATTGTGAGCATTGGCCCGATCCTCGCCGTCCCCGGCTTCCGGGATCTCTTGCGCGATGTCTCGGCCCCGGTGGTCGCCGTCAGCCCGATCGTCGGTGGCGCGGCTCTCAAGGGCCCGGCCGACCGCATGCTCGCCTCGCTCGGCCATGAGGTCTCGGCGGCCGGGGTGGCGGCACTCTACCGGGATTTCCTGGATGGCATCGTGATCGATCAGGTGGATGCGGAACTCGCCGGGCGGATCGAAGAGATGGGGATCGCGGTGCACGTGACCGACACCGTCATGCGCGACGAGGCGCACCGGCGCACGCTGGCGGACGAGACGCTTTCCTTCGCTGCCCGCCTGGAGAGCCGGGCCCGCGCATGA
- a CDS encoding ABC transporter substrate-binding protein produces MYVPRGGHVPEDLDKLVRRPMTRRSFIGSAARAAVAAGIFGAGNWMWAGCGTSSGGRSSGQKELVIASWGGAYQEAQRKAFFDPFTKETGIKIIEAGPTDNAKIAAMVESGNVEWDLVDNDMGGILELKKKDFLEPIPYDAIPQDVLDQFEDSDKDPYGFAIMWFSTCIAYRTDAFGGDYPKDWAEFWDVERFPGPRSLQYASNLEQALAADGVPIDQIYPIDIDRAFKKFDEIREHVVKWWETGAVPAQMLSDNEIVLASAYNGRIGAIKEQGAPVDVNFNQGLLIGEYWMIPKGTEKLDLIKEFLAFAAQAEQHVELSKHILYGPANKKAYEQIPPERAAQLPTSPENRARQIIFNAEWHGEHNEEVRERFTSWLLGG; encoded by the coding sequence GTGTACGTACCGCGGGGTGGCCATGTTCCAGAAGATCTTGACAAGTTGGTCCGGCGTCCCATGACACGCCGGTCGTTCATAGGGTCGGCAGCTCGGGCTGCCGTCGCTGCCGGTATCTTTGGCGCCGGAAACTGGATGTGGGCTGGATGCGGTACCAGTTCCGGTGGCAGATCATCCGGGCAGAAGGAACTCGTGATTGCCTCCTGGGGCGGTGCTTACCAGGAGGCGCAGCGAAAGGCTTTCTTTGATCCCTTCACGAAGGAAACGGGCATCAAGATCATTGAGGCGGGTCCTACCGACAATGCCAAGATTGCCGCTATGGTGGAGAGCGGTAACGTCGAATGGGATCTCGTTGATAATGATATGGGAGGAATCCTAGAACTCAAGAAGAAGGATTTTCTTGAGCCTATCCCCTATGATGCAATCCCGCAAGACGTACTGGACCAGTTCGAAGACTCGGACAAAGATCCGTATGGCTTCGCCATTATGTGGTTCTCAACGTGTATCGCCTACCGTACGGACGCTTTCGGTGGCGATTATCCGAAAGATTGGGCCGAGTTCTGGGACGTCGAACGATTTCCCGGCCCACGGTCGCTGCAGTATGCGAGTAACCTGGAGCAGGCCCTCGCGGCAGACGGGGTGCCGATCGATCAGATCTATCCGATTGATATTGACAGAGCCTTCAAGAAGTTCGACGAGATCCGCGAGCACGTCGTGAAGTGGTGGGAGACCGGGGCGGTTCCAGCCCAGATGCTGAGCGACAATGAGATCGTGCTTGCCAGTGCTTATAATGGCCGTATCGGTGCGATTAAAGAACAGGGTGCTCCCGTCGACGTCAACTTCAACCAGGGACTGCTGATCGGTGAGTATTGGATGATCCCGAAAGGGACGGAGAAGCTCGACCTCATCAAAGAGTTCCTAGCGTTTGCGGCCCAGGCAGAGCAGCACGTCGAGCTGTCCAAGCACATTCTCTATGGACCCGCTAACAAGAAGGCTTACGAGCAGATACCGCCCGAACGCGCGGCACAGCTGCCTACCTCCCCCGAGAACAGAGCCAGGCAGATCATCTTCAATGCAGAGTGGCATGGAGAGCATAATGAGGAAGTCCGAGAACGTTTCACGTCTTGGCTGCTAGGGGGCTAG
- a CDS encoding ABC transporter permease, which produces MQSVLVLAPALVLLTLLYLLPLAQMLLRSILDPEFTLEHYQHFFTEAVYLRVLGVTFRMALAVTVLTLLLGFPVAYVLSTARPRWRNIMLLAVILPFWISILVRTYAWMVLLGRSGVVNETLLRLGLVTEPIKVINTQAGVLIGMTHILLPYMILPLYSVMRGIDPRLMQAASSLGAGTWSALRHVYLPLAMPGIVAGSILVFIISLGFYITPALLGGPRDQMVAMVIAGQVQTLLNWGFAAAISAVLLGTTLVLFAVCNRLVGLDQMFGGISR; this is translated from the coding sequence GTGCAAAGCGTGCTGGTCTTAGCGCCAGCACTTGTGCTGCTCACCCTCCTGTACCTTCTTCCGTTGGCTCAGATGCTTCTCCGAAGCATTCTAGACCCGGAGTTTACGCTGGAGCATTATCAGCACTTCTTCACCGAAGCGGTATACCTCCGAGTCCTGGGCGTGACGTTCCGCATGGCCCTGGCTGTAACCGTGCTCACATTGCTACTTGGGTTTCCTGTTGCGTACGTTCTGTCCACGGCTAGACCACGGTGGCGGAACATCATGCTTCTGGCCGTCATTCTGCCGTTCTGGATCAGCATTCTCGTTCGCACCTATGCATGGATGGTGTTACTCGGTCGCTCAGGAGTTGTGAACGAAACACTGCTTCGCCTCGGATTGGTCACGGAACCGATCAAAGTGATCAACACGCAGGCTGGCGTGCTGATAGGCATGACCCACATCTTGCTTCCGTACATGATCTTGCCGCTGTACAGCGTCATGCGCGGGATTGATCCCCGACTCATGCAGGCAGCATCGAGTCTTGGGGCGGGGACGTGGTCGGCGCTGAGGCATGTTTATTTGCCGTTAGCGATGCCGGGGATTGTTGCGGGATCGATTCTCGTCTTCATCATCTCGCTGGGCTTTTACATCACCCCGGCGCTTCTCGGCGGACCTCGCGACCAGATGGTGGCAATGGTAATCGCTGGGCAGGTTCAGACGCTCTTGAACTGGGGCTTCGCGGCGGCAATCTCGGCTGTCCTCCTGGGAACTACCCTGGTCCTCTTCGCCGTCTGTAACCGTCTGGTCGGGCTCGACCAAATGTTTGGTGGGATCTCGCGATGA